The Candidatus Nitrosymbiomonas proteolyticus genome has a segment encoding these proteins:
- a CDS encoding peptidase M3 Zn-dependent oligopeptidase translates to MRLPSGKLFLIALCALTSVLAIGQAPQNVVDALKAADKSIDEIAAIPADQRTFDNTLGAFDWVLAKVDIDTSLTVFMQFVSPNAEQRASARAADELVSEWFIGVTKREDLYRAIKEFADKKPSLEPDQQRLLDHTLRDYKRAGMMLTPENRARLQEIEVELSKLSIEFDTNIAEDPTKLFFTKDELKGVPESVLGRLSQSRGLYMIGMDGPTYGALQEHCEVALTRQKAWMAHKRRAAKNVALIEKIIKLRDEASDLLGYANRVDYEIETRMAENSKAVAEFYAGLRPLVRKKAIQDMAEFTAAKRSHLGDYAARLNIWDYSFYKNKLLKERYAVDSEKVAEFFPMEAVVKGLFDITSQLYGIEYRDVTASAKDLGLPLWHEDVRLYEIYDTATKELLGRMYTDLYPRDNKYNHAACWGLQPRRVLPNGTVQKPLTALVCNFTKPTADRPSLLPHDEVETFFHEFGHGLHNVLTQVRYASFSGASVERDFVEAPSQMMENWVWNKEVLAKFSRHYQTGAPLPDALLDGMLKARRLGSGIETEFQFFLGQMDQAFHTNPTGSVDTTATMMDVFSTTMLYEPVPLSFYHASFGHLTGYQGAYYGYMWSLVYAQDMFQRFEELGVLSPEAGKYYRDKVLGRGGSMDAIAMLVDYLGREPKMDAFLKHLGLSGDK, encoded by the coding sequence CGTTCGACTGGGTTCTCGCCAAGGTCGATATCGACACTTCGCTGACGGTATTCATGCAGTTTGTCTCGCCGAACGCCGAGCAACGAGCCTCCGCGCGGGCGGCCGACGAACTTGTAAGCGAGTGGTTCATTGGGGTGACGAAGCGCGAAGACCTCTACCGCGCGATCAAGGAGTTCGCAGACAAAAAGCCGAGCCTGGAACCGGACCAACAGCGGCTGCTCGACCACACCCTCCGGGACTACAAGCGTGCCGGAATGATGTTGACGCCCGAAAACCGAGCGCGGCTCCAAGAGATCGAGGTCGAACTCAGCAAACTCAGCATCGAATTCGATACCAATATCGCCGAAGACCCGACCAAGCTCTTCTTCACCAAGGACGAACTGAAGGGCGTGCCCGAATCCGTCCTGGGACGGCTCTCTCAATCGCGCGGCCTCTACATGATCGGGATGGACGGGCCGACCTATGGCGCCCTTCAGGAGCACTGCGAAGTTGCGCTCACCCGGCAGAAGGCGTGGATGGCCCACAAGCGCAGGGCAGCCAAAAACGTGGCGCTCATCGAGAAGATCATCAAGCTGCGGGACGAAGCGTCCGACCTGCTCGGATACGCCAATCGTGTGGACTATGAGATCGAAACCCGCATGGCAGAGAACTCGAAGGCGGTCGCGGAGTTCTATGCCGGCCTGCGCCCACTCGTTCGCAAGAAGGCGATTCAGGACATGGCAGAGTTCACCGCCGCCAAGCGGAGCCATCTGGGCGACTACGCCGCGCGACTCAACATTTGGGATTATTCGTTTTACAAGAACAAGCTCCTGAAGGAGAGGTATGCGGTGGATTCCGAAAAGGTCGCCGAGTTCTTCCCGATGGAAGCCGTCGTGAAGGGGCTTTTCGACATCACCTCCCAACTCTATGGCATCGAATATCGCGACGTCACGGCAAGCGCCAAGGACCTCGGGTTGCCGCTTTGGCACGAGGATGTGCGGCTCTACGAGATCTACGACACCGCAACGAAAGAGCTTCTTGGCAGGATGTACACCGACCTGTATCCTAGGGACAACAAGTACAACCATGCGGCGTGTTGGGGGCTCCAGCCCAGACGGGTTCTGCCGAACGGAACCGTCCAGAAACCGCTAACCGCGCTTGTCTGCAACTTCACCAAACCCACCGCCGACAGGCCCTCCCTGTTGCCTCACGACGAGGTCGAGACGTTCTTTCACGAGTTTGGACACGGGCTTCACAACGTCCTCACCCAAGTCCGCTACGCGTCGTTCTCGGGAGCCTCGGTCGAGCGCGACTTCGTCGAAGCGCCCTCGCAGATGATGGAGAACTGGGTTTGGAACAAAGAGGTCCTCGCCAAGTTCTCGCGCCATTACCAGACCGGCGCGCCGTTGCCCGATGCGCTACTCGACGGGATGCTGAAGGCTCGAAGGTTGGGAAGCGGTATCGAAACGGAGTTCCAGTTCTTCCTCGGCCAGATGGACCAAGCGTTCCACACAAATCCGACGGGTAGCGTCGATACGACGGCCACGATGATGGACGTGTTTTCGACGACGATGCTGTACGAACCCGTGCCTCTCAGCTTCTATCACGCCTCGTTTGGACACCTGACCGGCTACCAAGGCGCGTACTACGGCTATATGTGGTCGCTCGTTTACGCCCAGGACATGTTCCAACGGTTCGAGGAGCTTGGAGTCCTGAGCCCCGAGGCAGGGAAGTACTATCGCGACAAGGTGTTGGGCCGCGGAGGGTCGATGGATGCGATCGCCATGCTGGTCGATTATCTCGGTCGGGAGCCCAAGATGGATGCCTTTCTGAAGCATCTGGGTTTGTCCGGAGACAAGTAG
- a CDS encoding methionine sulfoxide reductase B codes for MTTSWIAYALAGLALVSVAALREIDMDTLKQQEASGSPKRPDKVIRTDEEWQKRLTPEQYRILRKKGTEAAFCSPLYDHKKEGSYFCVGCELELFRSDAKFQSGTGWPSFFQPAAKDAIWTQTDRAYGMIRTEVLCARCDGHLGHVFNDAPKTATGLRYCINGEVLRFVPND; via the coding sequence ATGACCACCAGTTGGATCGCATACGCTTTGGCCGGTCTCGCGCTCGTAAGCGTGGCGGCTCTCCGGGAAATCGACATGGACACGCTCAAGCAACAAGAAGCGTCGGGAAGCCCCAAGCGACCCGATAAGGTCATTCGGACGGACGAGGAATGGCAGAAGAGGCTGACGCCCGAGCAGTACCGCATTCTGCGAAAGAAGGGGACGGAAGCGGCTTTCTGCAGCCCGCTCTACGACCACAAAAAGGAAGGTTCCTACTTCTGCGTGGGCTGCGAGCTTGAGCTATTCCGCTCCGATGCGAAGTTCCAGTCAGGCACCGGCTGGCCGAGCTTCTTCCAACCCGCTGCCAAGGACGCGATTTGGACTCAAACCGACCGCGCTTACGGGATGATCCGAACCGAAGTGCTGTGCGCGCGGTGCGACGGCCATTTGGGACACGTGTTCAACGACGCGCCAAAAACCGCGACAGGGCTTCGCTACTGCATCAACGGCGAAGTCCTGAGGTTCGTCCCGAACGACTGA
- a CDS encoding phosphatases dependent on Mg2+, which yields MGHEASLAQETERLVREAAKIALAMRPSITASPKRDGSLVTEADPKVEEFLRPRLQALVPGSSCWGEELGREEPAQAGFWVLDPIDGTSNYIFGLPSWGTSVALVRKGRVELGVVHLPVWEETFACARGSGVFRNGEIMATVPAGRVRPEELVSASGAVCKWVSPRLLPGKMRCSGAFVADAAHVLTQRMRGLIGIREKLYDMAASWLMAEELGMDVRYAAGGLLLIEELILDKAIDRPWVMFPRENEYFLTEDRGER from the coding sequence GTGGGACACGAGGCATCGCTGGCGCAAGAGACCGAGCGGCTGGTCCGAGAGGCCGCGAAAATCGCCCTGGCGATGCGACCTTCGATCACTGCGAGCCCCAAGCGCGACGGGAGCTTGGTTACGGAAGCCGATCCCAAGGTTGAGGAGTTCCTGCGGCCCCGCTTGCAGGCGCTGGTTCCCGGCTCGTCATGTTGGGGCGAAGAACTGGGTCGCGAAGAACCCGCTCAGGCAGGCTTCTGGGTTCTCGACCCGATTGACGGCACGTCGAACTACATCTTCGGCCTGCCGAGTTGGGGAACCTCGGTGGCGCTGGTGCGAAAGGGCAGAGTCGAGCTGGGAGTGGTCCATCTGCCGGTCTGGGAAGAGACCTTTGCGTGCGCTCGGGGGAGCGGGGTCTTTCGAAACGGCGAGATCATGGCGACGGTCCCTGCTGGGCGCGTCCGTCCCGAAGAACTCGTGAGCGCGAGCGGCGCGGTGTGCAAATGGGTCTCGCCGAGGCTGCTTCCCGGTAAGATGCGATGTTCGGGAGCGTTCGTCGCCGACGCCGCCCACGTCCTAACGCAGCGGATGCGGGGCCTGATTGGCATCCGTGAGAAGCTCTATGACATGGCCGCTTCGTGGCTGATGGCAGAGGAGCTCGGCATGGACGTCCGATACGCCGCTGGTGGCCTGCTGCTGATCGAAGAACTGATTCTTGACAAGGCGATCGACCGGCCTTGGGTAATGTTTCCCAGAGAGAACGAGTACTTCCTCACAGAGGACAGAGGTGAACGATGA
- a CDS encoding thioredoxin — translation MKAMRMGWVLGLAALVAMGGAHLFQAPSAADLMKTSTEKAKREKKGLMVGFHASWCGWCKKMEAVLARPEVKPVWEKHFVTLWLTVDEPAEKKALENPGAADLRRDNKGEGQGIPFFYFVDPATGKTIVNSIRPASEGDKGGNVGCPVEPFEIDFFLSMVKKSRPNLANDDLQVLRAGFETIKKGG, via the coding sequence ATGAAAGCGATGCGAATGGGATGGGTTTTGGGCCTCGCGGCTCTCGTGGCGATGGGTGGGGCGCACCTTTTCCAGGCGCCTTCTGCGGCGGACCTCATGAAGACGTCGACGGAAAAGGCCAAGCGCGAAAAGAAGGGGCTCATGGTGGGCTTCCACGCCTCTTGGTGCGGTTGGTGCAAGAAGATGGAGGCCGTCCTGGCCCGTCCTGAGGTGAAGCCCGTTTGGGAGAAGCACTTCGTAACTCTTTGGCTCACGGTCGATGAGCCGGCGGAGAAAAAGGCGCTCGAAAACCCCGGCGCGGCAGACTTGCGCCGAGACAACAAGGGCGAGGGGCAGGGAATCCCGTTCTTCTACTTCGTCGATCCCGCCACCGGAAAGACGATCGTCAACTCGATCCGACCGGCATCGGAGGGCGACAAGGGCGGAAACGTCGGCTGCCCAGTCGAGCCGTTCGAAATTGACTTCTTTCTCTCGATGGTAAAGAAGTCGCGGCCGAACCTAGCGAACGACGACCTGCAAGTCTTACGAGCGGGATTCGAGACGATTAAGAAGGGCGGGTAG
- a CDS encoding cytochrome c: MAPQVWRVMLVFAALGTVFLVLRSVMVPESFGQQGFYRAEALAELASQQPKFAGRETCAACHITQAEMTPHVLVGVGCESCHGPSAKHAEDFEVEKPPLPTTRAFCSSCHEKIAARPKDFPQIATRDHHPQEKCITCHTIHPTE, translated from the coding sequence ATGGCTCCACAAGTTTGGCGCGTCATGCTGGTGTTCGCGGCTCTGGGCACGGTGTTTCTCGTGCTGCGGAGCGTGATGGTGCCGGAGTCCTTCGGCCAGCAAGGTTTCTATCGCGCGGAGGCGCTCGCCGAGCTGGCCTCGCAGCAGCCGAAGTTCGCGGGCCGTGAGACCTGCGCGGCGTGTCACATTACGCAGGCGGAGATGACGCCCCATGTCTTGGTCGGAGTGGGGTGCGAATCTTGTCACGGTCCCAGCGCGAAGCACGCCGAGGATTTCGAGGTCGAGAAGCCCCCACTACCCACCACCCGGGCGTTCTGTTCGTCCTGCCACGAGAAGATCGCGGCTCGCCCCAAAGACTTTCCGCAGATCGCCACGCGTGACCATCACCCCCAGGAGAAGTGCATAACATGCCACACGATCCACCCGACGGAGTGA
- a CDS encoding 4Fe-4S ferredoxin codes for MPHDPPDGVNPNPPQDPNDVSRAEFLKGVGRSAVLIGLGAAGYATWNRVTSKLARERELTKRPSQGPWYAMAVDIEKCIGCGRCVVACSKENNVPEGHFRTWIERYVITKDGRVLISSPNGGMDGFSDDMPESDIERAFFVPKLCNHCETSPCTQVCPVGATFLTDDGVVLVDYEWCVGCRYCIQACPYGSRFWNRSKRTADKCTMCFHRIQKGLQPACVEVCPTGARIFGDTNDPESPISVFMRENATMTLKPHLRTGAKLAYKGLSKEVV; via the coding sequence ATGCCACACGATCCACCCGACGGAGTGAACCCGAATCCCCCGCAAGACCCCAACGATGTTTCCCGGGCTGAGTTTCTCAAAGGGGTCGGCCGCTCCGCTGTCCTCATCGGGCTCGGCGCAGCGGGTTATGCGACCTGGAACAGGGTCACAAGCAAGCTCGCGAGGGAACGGGAGCTAACCAAGCGGCCTTCTCAAGGTCCCTGGTACGCCATGGCCGTCGACATCGAGAAGTGCATCGGCTGCGGGAGGTGCGTGGTCGCCTGCTCGAAGGAGAACAACGTCCCGGAGGGTCACTTCAGGACTTGGATCGAGAGGTACGTCATCACCAAGGACGGACGAGTCTTGATCTCTTCGCCCAACGGGGGGATGGACGGCTTCAGCGACGACATGCCTGAAAGCGACATCGAGCGCGCCTTCTTCGTCCCGAAGCTCTGCAATCACTGTGAGACTTCGCCTTGCACCCAGGTCTGCCCCGTCGGCGCGACGTTCCTCACAGACGATGGAGTCGTCCTGGTCGATTATGAGTGGTGCGTTGGGTGCCGGTATTGCATTCAAGCCTGTCCCTATGGCTCGCGGTTTTGGAACCGATCCAAGCGAACGGCCGACAAGTGCACGATGTGCTTCCACCGGATTCAGAAGGGCCTGCAACCTGCGTGCGTCGAGGTCTGCCCGACCGGGGCGCGCATTTTCGGCGACACGAACGATCCGGAGAGTCCGATTTCCGTTTTCATGCGGGAAAACGCGACAATGACCCTCAAACCTCACCTGAGGACAGGGGCAAAACTCGCTTACAAGGGGCTCAGCAAGGAGGTGGTGTAG
- a CDS encoding polysulfide reductase, NrfD, whose amino-acid sequence MLDLALLPTSALWAKVEGFVFPNEVELQWSVLIVLYPYLTGLVAGAFILASLVRVFNAKALAPTYRLSLLVALAFLLIAPLPLVAHLGHPERALNIMFTPHLSSAMAMFGFVYLWYLLGVLLLEIWFDYRKNIVEWAKESRGLKRWIYSILTLGYWDVSERSLAFDEKAGRFITVIGIPSAVLLHGYVGFIFGSVKGNPWWSSVLMPIIFLLSAIVSGIAAVLLIYMVSSWIRRIPIDMKCVDAIGRYLMFALIFDLALEGLDVVHRMYEAGEWFEVLGLLSRGYLFETVFGMQFFLGGVVPLVSLALLQWLKVSELTRRRVLFASGALVLTGVLFMRWNVVIGGQLISKSLAGLTTYRLVMAGEEGGGIALVVLLLPIVALLFLVWLLPPWIERHDGAVRGAPS is encoded by the coding sequence GTGTTGGACCTCGCCCTGTTACCAACTTCGGCGCTTTGGGCCAAGGTAGAAGGCTTCGTGTTCCCGAACGAGGTCGAACTCCAATGGAGCGTCTTGATCGTCCTGTATCCCTACCTCACTGGGCTGGTGGCCGGGGCGTTTATCCTCGCCTCGCTCGTTCGCGTGTTCAACGCGAAAGCTCTTGCGCCCACCTACCGACTGTCGCTCCTGGTTGCGCTTGCCTTCCTCCTGATCGCTCCCCTTCCGTTGGTGGCGCACCTTGGCCACCCCGAGCGGGCGCTGAACATCATGTTTACGCCGCATCTCTCCTCGGCGATGGCGATGTTCGGCTTCGTTTACCTCTGGTACCTCTTGGGAGTGCTGCTTCTCGAAATCTGGTTCGACTATCGCAAGAACATCGTGGAGTGGGCCAAGGAGTCGCGGGGCCTCAAGCGCTGGATCTACTCGATTCTGACGCTTGGCTACTGGGATGTCTCTGAGCGCTCTCTTGCCTTCGATGAGAAAGCGGGACGTTTCATAACGGTCATCGGGATTCCTTCGGCGGTGTTGCTGCACGGCTACGTGGGTTTCATTTTTGGCTCGGTAAAAGGGAACCCTTGGTGGTCGAGCGTGCTGATGCCGATCATCTTCCTCCTCTCGGCCATCGTCTCAGGCATCGCCGCCGTGCTCCTCATCTACATGGTCTCCTCATGGATTCGGAGGATTCCCATTGACATGAAGTGCGTCGATGCGATCGGGCGCTACCTCATGTTTGCGCTGATCTTCGACCTCGCGCTCGAGGGGCTCGACGTCGTTCATCGGATGTATGAGGCGGGTGAGTGGTTCGAAGTGCTGGGCCTTCTCAGCCGAGGCTATCTCTTCGAAACTGTGTTCGGAATGCAGTTCTTCTTGGGCGGGGTCGTTCCCCTGGTATCGCTGGCCCTGCTGCAGTGGCTCAAGGTGAGCGAACTCACGAGGAGGCGGGTCTTGTTCGCCAGCGGAGCGCTCGTGTTGACCGGAGTCCTGTTCATGAGGTGGAACGTCGTGATCGGAGGTCAATTGATCTCGAAGAGTCTAGCGGGCCTCACAACGTACCGACTTGTGATGGCGGGAGAAGAAGGGGGAGGCATCGCGCTCGTGGTCCTCTTGCTCCCGATTGTAGCTCTGCTCTTTCTCGTGTGGCTGTTGCCACCCTGGATCGAGAGGCACGACGGAGCGGTCCGAGGAGCGCCCTCGTAA
- a CDS encoding IMP dehydrogenase — protein sequence MQMFREGFSFDDVLLVPKKTEVLPSEVDLSTQFLPTIRLKIPIVSAPMDTVTDAKLAVAMAREGGVGVIHRNMDIEAQASQVDRVKRSEHGVITNPIKLGPDKTIREAIELMDHFHISGVPIVDPAGTLVGILTHRDIRFETDFSKPIHTRMTSMNLVTAPIGTNLEQAELLLAEHRIEKLPLVDDEGKLSGLITIKDILKLKQHPNATKDAKGRLVVGAAIGALREPFERAKALFEAGVDFVVIDAAHGHSKGVMDCVKTLKQRLPDLPVIAGNVATREGVRDLCALGVDGLRVGIGAGSICTTRVVAGIGVPQFTAVHDCCREAAELGVPTIADGGIRSSGDIVKALAAGANTVMLGNMFAGCEESPGEIEIYRNRAYKVYRGMGSVGAMKSGSSDRYMQIKEAGGTIVPEGVEGRVPFKGPLHETMEQLVGGLRSGMGYVGAANLSALAREPEFVRITNAGLRESHPHDVWITKEPPNYTAPYSTSDSD from the coding sequence ATGCAGATGTTCCGCGAAGGCTTCAGCTTCGACGACGTATTGCTTGTCCCCAAAAAGACCGAAGTGTTGCCGAGCGAGGTCGATCTTTCGACCCAGTTCCTCCCTACGATTCGCCTGAAGATTCCCATTGTGTCGGCGCCGATGGACACGGTCACCGACGCGAAGCTCGCTGTGGCGATGGCGCGCGAGGGAGGGGTCGGCGTCATCCATCGCAACATGGATATCGAGGCCCAAGCCAGCCAGGTCGACCGGGTCAAACGAAGCGAGCACGGCGTCATTACCAACCCGATCAAGCTGGGGCCCGACAAGACGATCCGCGAAGCTATCGAGCTGATGGACCACTTCCACATCAGCGGCGTCCCGATCGTCGATCCGGCCGGTACGCTGGTGGGCATTCTGACGCACCGAGATATTCGATTCGAGACCGACTTCTCGAAGCCAATTCACACCCGGATGACCAGCATGAACCTGGTCACAGCCCCCATCGGAACGAACCTGGAACAAGCGGAACTGCTTCTCGCCGAGCACCGAATCGAGAAGCTTCCTCTCGTCGACGACGAAGGCAAGCTGAGCGGACTCATCACAATCAAAGACATCCTGAAGCTCAAGCAGCACCCAAACGCAACCAAGGACGCGAAAGGACGGCTCGTGGTCGGGGCAGCGATCGGCGCTCTCCGCGAACCTTTCGAGCGGGCGAAGGCCCTGTTCGAGGCCGGAGTCGATTTTGTCGTTATCGACGCCGCGCACGGCCATTCGAAGGGCGTGATGGACTGCGTCAAGACTCTCAAGCAACGGCTGCCCGACTTGCCCGTCATCGCCGGCAACGTCGCGACGCGCGAAGGGGTCCGGGACTTGTGCGCGCTGGGCGTCGACGGACTTCGCGTCGGCATCGGCGCGGGGTCGATCTGCACCACTCGAGTCGTGGCCGGGATCGGCGTGCCTCAATTCACGGCGGTACACGACTGTTGCCGAGAAGCCGCCGAACTCGGAGTACCCACAATCGCGGATGGCGGCATTCGCAGTTCAGGCGACATCGTCAAGGCGCTTGCTGCCGGCGCAAACACCGTCATGTTGGGGAATATGTTTGCGGGTTGCGAAGAAAGCCCAGGGGAGATTGAGATTTATCGCAACCGGGCATACAAGGTGTACCGAGGCATGGGTTCGGTCGGCGCCATGAAGAGCGGCTCCTCGGATCGGTATATGCAGATCAAGGAAGCTGGGGGAACCATCGTTCCGGAAGGCGTGGAAGGCCGAGTGCCGTTCAAGGGGCCCCTTCACGAAACGATGGAACAACTGGTCGGCGGTCTTCGGTCGGGGATGGGATACGTAGGAGCGGCGAACCTATCGGCTCTCGCCCGCGAACCGGAGTTCGTCCGGATTACCAACGCCGGACTTCGGGAGAGCCACCCCCACGACGTATGGATCACCAAAGAACCGCCGAACTACACCGCGCCCTACAGCACGTCCGATTCAGACTGA
- a CDS encoding aldo/keto reductase — protein MEYRSLGRTGMQVSVACMGTMTFGWDPDDWGSTKEESLRVAQSALEIGINFFDCADVYARGVSETILGEALRGKRDKIVLATKCHGKMADDDPNAWGNSRKHVIEACEASLRRLGKDWIDLYQIHRPQPSVPIDETIRGLEDLIRAGKVRYAGTSTFAAWQLCEAHYVARSLGASGFVCEQPPYNLLDRRIERELLPFCRTYDWGVIPWSPLAGGQLSGKYLDGKASGARYASSDPMNRVNAQSMTAVRKLKKIADREGLTLAQLSLAWVAGQPGVTSPIIGAKSEKQLKESADACLIKLSERALQAIDKVVLPGGNVLNYYSAEFGPNARPWC, from the coding sequence ATGGAATATCGATCGCTCGGACGAACGGGGATGCAGGTTTCTGTGGCCTGTATGGGGACCATGACCTTTGGTTGGGATCCTGACGATTGGGGCTCGACGAAGGAAGAGTCGCTTCGCGTCGCTCAAAGCGCGCTCGAGATAGGAATCAACTTCTTCGACTGTGCGGACGTGTACGCGAGAGGCGTCAGCGAGACCATCCTGGGCGAGGCGCTGAGGGGCAAACGAGACAAGATCGTGCTGGCGACCAAGTGCCATGGCAAGATGGCGGACGACGACCCGAACGCCTGGGGCAATTCACGCAAGCACGTCATCGAAGCCTGCGAAGCTTCGTTGCGGAGGCTCGGAAAGGATTGGATCGACCTGTACCAAATCCACCGCCCGCAACCCAGCGTGCCGATCGACGAAACGATACGGGGGTTGGAGGACCTCATCCGTGCGGGGAAGGTGAGGTATGCCGGGACCTCGACGTTCGCGGCTTGGCAACTTTGTGAGGCCCACTATGTCGCCCGGTCGCTGGGGGCGTCGGGGTTCGTGTGCGAGCAACCCCCCTACAACCTCCTCGACCGCAGAATCGAGCGAGAATTGCTCCCGTTCTGTCGAACCTACGACTGGGGAGTGATCCCGTGGTCGCCCCTAGCCGGGGGGCAGTTGAGCGGGAAGTACCTGGACGGCAAAGCGAGCGGAGCGAGATACGCCTCGTCGGACCCGATGAACCGGGTCAACGCGCAGTCTATGACTGCCGTCCGAAAGCTCAAGAAGATTGCGGATCGGGAGGGTTTGACGTTGGCTCAACTGAGCTTGGCGTGGGTCGCCGGCCAACCGGGGGTGACCAGCCCCATCATCGGGGCGAAATCCGAAAAACAGTTGAAGGAGTCGGCCGACGCTTGTCTGATCAAGCTCTCGGAACGGGCGCTTCAGGCGATCGACAAGGTCGTCCTGCCCGGCGGTAACGTTCTGAACTACTACTCCGCGGAATTCGGCCCCAACGCTAGGCCCTGGTGCTGA
- a CDS encoding ABC transporter substrate-binding protein — protein MTIRIGHSPDSDDAFMFWGLASGKVRSEHSFEHILRDIQTLNEWAKEGRLESSAVSVHAFSHVCDKYALLRHGGSFGEGYGPMVVAKRPIAAEELPGIRIAVPGRLTSAFLQLNLWFFDQFGLEPRPQHEVVPFDQIIPALQDGQFEAGLIIHEGQLTYEQEGLVEIINMGKWWKERTGLPLPLGVNVVRKDLGPELCREVSRCMRESIEAGLSNRKEALAYALQFARGLDESTSDEFVGMYVNDRTRDMGPEGIAAIRRMLSEAAEIGLVPKVDVEVID, from the coding sequence ATGACGATTCGCATTGGGCACTCTCCCGACTCGGACGACGCCTTCATGTTTTGGGGACTTGCCAGCGGGAAGGTCCGTAGCGAGCACTCCTTCGAGCACATTCTTCGGGACATCCAGACGCTGAACGAATGGGCAAAGGAAGGAAGGCTCGAATCCAGCGCGGTCTCGGTCCATGCTTTTTCCCATGTTTGCGACAAGTACGCGCTCCTCCGGCACGGCGGGTCCTTCGGTGAGGGGTACGGCCCGATGGTGGTCGCCAAGCGGCCGATCGCCGCTGAGGAGCTGCCCGGAATCCGAATCGCCGTACCCGGCAGGCTCACCAGTGCGTTCTTGCAACTCAATTTGTGGTTCTTCGACCAATTCGGGCTCGAACCGAGACCCCAACACGAGGTCGTTCCGTTCGATCAGATCATTCCCGCGCTCCAGGACGGCCAGTTCGAAGCCGGGCTCATCATCCACGAAGGCCAGTTGACCTACGAACAAGAGGGACTGGTCGAGATCATCAACATGGGCAAGTGGTGGAAGGAGCGGACGGGCCTGCCTTTACCGCTTGGGGTGAATGTGGTCCGCAAGGACCTCGGTCCCGAGCTTTGCCGTGAGGTGAGTCGTTGCATGAGAGAGTCGATCGAGGCGGGGCTCTCGAACCGGAAAGAGGCGCTGGCGTATGCCCTCCAGTTCGCTCGCGGCCTCGATGAGTCTACAAGCGATGAGTTCGTCGGGATGTACGTCAACGATCGCACCCGCGACATGGGGCCGGAGGGCATTGCAGCGATTCGGCGCATGTTGAGTGAGGCCGCCGAAATCGGCCTCGTGCCTAAGGTTGACGTCGAAGTGATCGACTGA
- a CDS encoding exonuclease RecB family, whose protein sequence is MRYTLSVARKPSLSPSKITLFLACKLKYRWTYFDPRGRAFFRAKSYYSFGTTLHRVLQRFHDPADTDVVSVEQAVQAVHQAWVSAGYTGPEQEQAKRELGEQAIRDYVEAHLAAPSEAVTVALERFLQTDMGSFRLLGRVDRIDEWPDGSIEIIDYKSGRSDVEEAEVRGDLAMNCYHLLVRETFPERPILATIVAVRTGNRATVGFAPDDADRFGQDLRVLGEEILGTDWEEVVPVRIPACETCDFVPLCARHPEFDISGLTLSRRMSNRDG, encoded by the coding sequence GTGCGATACACTCTATCTGTGGCCCGCAAGCCCTCATTGAGTCCCTCGAAGATCACGCTGTTCTTGGCGTGCAAGCTGAAGTATCGCTGGACCTACTTCGATCCGCGCGGGCGGGCGTTCTTCCGCGCCAAGAGCTACTACAGCTTCGGGACGACCTTGCACAGGGTCTTGCAGAGGTTTCACGATCCGGCCGACACGGACGTGGTGAGCGTGGAGCAGGCCGTCCAAGCAGTTCATCAGGCGTGGGTCTCTGCAGGCTACACGGGCCCCGAGCAAGAGCAGGCGAAGCGGGAGCTTGGCGAACAGGCGATCCGGGACTACGTCGAGGCGCATCTCGCCGCGCCTTCGGAAGCCGTAACGGTCGCGCTGGAGCGATTCCTGCAAACCGACATGGGGTCGTTCAGATTGCTGGGGCGAGTGGACCGGATCGACGAGTGGCCCGACGGCAGCATCGAGATCATCGACTACAAGTCGGGCCGGTCGGATGTGGAAGAAGCCGAGGTCCGGGGCGATCTGGCGATGAACTGTTACCACCTCCTGGTTCGAGAGACCTTTCCCGAGCGGCCGATCCTTGCGACGATCGTCGCCGTGAGAACCGGAAACAGGGCTACCGTCGGTTTTGCTCCCGATGATGCGGACCGCTTTGGCCAGGACTTGAGGGTACTGGGCGAAGAGATTCTGGGGACCGATTGGGAAGAGGTCGTCCCGGTGCGAATCCCCGCGTGCGAGACTTGCGACTTCGTGCCTCTATGCGCGCGTCATCCCGAGTTCGACATTTCGGGTCTGACGCTTTCACGGCGAATGAGCAACCGCGATGGCTGA